TAAAAATTGGTAAGTTAAAATGTTTCATCATCCGAAGATATTAGTTCAATGAATCTTGTTGGTGCGTTCTTTTCGGTGTTAGTGCCATCAGTGAATGCCCGCTTGTCGGAGTTTTCCGACAATTTTAAAAGAGGAGATGATGTTGGGTTAAACTTATTGCTTTGTCCCGACGAGTTTCTCCTCTTCATTAGCTGACTCACCTTCCGTGCTCCTGCACCATCTATTCCATACCTAAATGTTGATGGAGGTTGAGTTGTAGCTTCAGTTTCCTGCCCATTGTCTGCGGCCATGTCAAAGTTTTCTGTGGTTTCGACAAATCCCGATGATACCTCTACAGTTAGCATTGAACCCTCTTCAGAAACCTCTCCTGCTTCTTCTGGCTCTTGGATTTTACCTTCGGGAGGGGTCTGAAGATCGTTATTGCTTATTTTAATGTCCTTGTGTTGTTGAAGGTTTAGGTTGGTGAGAAGAGCTGGGATTGAAGCGCATTGGTTTGTAATTGTTGCGGTGGTCTGATTATCATGCATAGTTGAATAAATAGAAGAGCTCTGAGTACAATAATCTGTATTAGGAGAGGATGCTGGAGATTCATCCTCGTTTTCAAATATCGGGGAAGAAATCGACGAATTCAACTGTTTTAGTACTTCATTTTCAATCCACTCGGAAATATCTTTAAGATCCCTCTGGCGTCTAGTAAAATAATGTATGGCGGTCCGGAACTTATCGCGCTTCTTCTCGCATGTATAAGTTTGGAGTTCAAACTGATATCTATTGATGATTTGTAGGCACTTGTTTAATATTTGAGATTTAAGTTCTGACTCCAGCGCCAATTTCTCAGACATAGCAACCTGTTCCATTTCTCTTTGCTGATATTCAGTTTTAGCTGTCATCATGCTTTCAACCAACTCtttcttttcatcttctatAGCGTTTTTGTCCTCCTCTATGCTTGCAATTTTCTCGTGTAGTTCAGCAATCTCCTCCGCAGACATTAAAAGCTTATCTTGGGCTTCCAATACTTGGACCTCTAAACTATGTAATTCATCCTGATGTAGCTGCTCATCAAAAAATCCAAGCGTCTTACATTGTTGATTTACTGACATTTTTGTAACCTCTTTTAATTCGTTTTTATGAGCTTCCTCCAAGCTACTCATTTTACGTTCTAAATCCTCAGCGTGCTCACGCAACACTTCTATTTCCTTTTGCATTGCTGCTTTTTTACCTAAAAGTTCGCTATAACTTTCCTTTACCTTGTTTAATTGTTCGATAGATTCATTTTTCTCCTCCATAGCAGCGATTAAACGCTGACACTCTCTTTCTAAATGTGGAGAGTCCTTGTAACCGTTTAACTCTTTTCTCAACCTTTCATTTTCAATGATCAATTCTTTATTCATCTCGTGAAATACTCCAAACTCGCCAATTCTAGTGTCTATTGCTGTCGCAAATGATCTCAAGACAGCTTGAGTGTCAGCATCCCAACTCGCATAATTTGACTCTTTAAAAAATCGGTTCATGTCAGCAATTAATTCAGACTGCTTTTCAATTATTGAAGTAAAACTACTCTCTGTGAAATGCTTAAAGTATGCTAGTTCTTCTTGTAGGCTTTTTACTTTACGTGTGTAAGTCTTTTTCTCTTTCGTTAACTTTTCACTTAATTGATAAACCTTGCAATCCAATTCTTCGACAGTGACCTGCAGTtcgtttatttgatgaCACAGGTCACGAATGCTATTGCGTAGGAAAGCTGTCTCCTTGTTCTTATCCACCATTCTTTTCATAATTTTCTTATTATTACTAGCAATGCATGCAGCTAAAACCTCTAAATTAAATGCAAGATCGTTAACGTCGGCCAATTCGGTATCATATCCTACAATATTATAGAGCTTGTATACCAAGCCTTTTATACAATCGTGTGGATATGCCACTGC
This window of the Eremothecium sinecaudum strain ATCC 58844 chromosome VII, complete sequence genome carries:
- a CDS encoding HGL049Cp (Syntenic homolog of Ashbya gossypii AGL058C; Syntenic homolog of Ashbya gossypii NOHBY706; No homolog in Saccharomyces cerevisiae; Syntenic homolog of Kluyveromyces lactis KLLA0E13926g) gives rise to the protein MVLPQSTKEENCYKPTHYQLRLLQMVSSSALSSAVSSSTDFDSSCVSLDNRLQRAVTPTKQPDHPLINDDERPQTSNSNYWKAKALGKWRRSSFSSPKKSRDVRHLNVPSSRGSANEISDKENVSPKKDPRPGPVAYEGKNVYWEEQSVYYDAEEDNAKFEPGIVEKIKLRKNIAYQNKLNKLSANSPVQLLYQSWKETRGYSNSVSVFWNHMKFYFKTQLDKDDYVSFNPNQYTISEEYEDLSSFESFGKAISLDMKEITPDWRKFLPSPPSSSGSKETRPAGAEKVSFGPRRKFEIQEFDSEAPATACSRGGSEKPNTPISKGSLKPSSRHSLEDEKYCYRQTTEAVAYPHDCIKGLVYKLYNIVGYDTELADVNDLAFNLEVLAACIASNNKKIMKRMVDKNKETAFLRNSIRDLCHQINELQVTVEELDCKVYQLSEKLTKEKKTYTRKVKSLQEELAYFKHFTESSFTSIIEKQSELIADMNRFFKESNYASWDADTQAVLRSFATAIDTRIGEFGVFHEMNKELIIENERLRKELNGYKDSPHLERECQRLIAAMEEKNESIEQLNKVKESYSELLGKKAAMQKEIEVLREHAEDLERKMSSLEEAHKNELKEVTKMSVNQQCKTLGFFDEQLHQDELHSLEVQVLEAQDKLLMSAEEIAELHEKIASIEEDKNAIEDEKKELVESMMTAKTEYQQREMEQVAMSEKLALESELKSQILNKCLQIINRYQFELQTYTCEKKRDKFRTAIHYFTRRQRDLKDISEWIENEVLKQLNSSISSPIFENEDESPASSPNTDYCTQSSSIYSTMHDNQTTATITNQCASIPALLTNLNLQQHKDIKISNNDLQTPPEGKIQEPEEAGEVSEEGSMLTVEVSSGFVETTENFDMAADNGQETEATTQPPSTFRYGIDGAGARKVSQLMKRRNSSGQSNKFNPTSSPLLKLSENSDKRAFTDGTNTEKNAPTRFIELISSDDETF